TGAGTTCATTAGGAAACTGGGTGTGCCTTTCTCTGGCGTAAATTGATCCGGTTAGCGCATAAGGAGACGTTTCATCGatctaaaaattatttgTTGATTAGAACTGACGGTTTGTAGTCGAACTGTTTTACTAAGCGGAGAGTTTGCTCCACTTGTCCGGCAGGATAAACGTAGACAGTCAAAACGGGCCCAAACATCTCTTCTTGCATGAAGGCATGCTTGGGATTCGTTGTCTCGATCACCGTTGGATAGATATAGTATCCAACGCTACCCACATAACGTTGATTATACTTAGCAGTAGATGAGCCTCTGCTGTACAGACCTGTCGTCGTAGTTACCGCCAACTATAATTTTCAGTTCAGGATCGTTCTTAGCCAAATCAATCCACTTCTTCAGTCGGCCAAAAGACTGTACAAAGTAAGTGAGAAATAGGTATACTCAGGTGACTTTTAACTGATCACATAGAAGAGCTGTACCTTATCGTCGATAACTGCTGAGGTATAGGTAGAAAAGTCCTCCGGCTAAAccgaatttttaaaaatctaATCTCAAATATTTAGACTTTCTTACTGTGTTGATCTTCATTTTGCTGATTTTGTCCAAAATGCCCTCTTTGATCTAAGAAATCTTTTCGCTAAGGTACGCCATGTAGAAGCAGATTGTCCACCTGAGGCCACAATGTATCTGGGACGTAGAGTCTGGAACAGGCAGAGCACTTCTGTCCAGAAAACTCATAGGCAGATCTCACTGTCCCACTAATAGCTGTCTCTGTAAACGGGACAACATTAGAAGAAATAACCGATTATCGTACCTTTACATACCAAGATCGGCTGTAGGATGAACGAAGTGATAATTCTTTCCACCGCTCTCTAACTCAATAACGTCAAAAATGACCCAATCACCTCTTCCGATTTTTACCTCCCACAAAGCGCGGAAAACTTTTATACGTATCGATGTTGTGACCCACCTGTTTCCACAAATGTTTGAAAGTTCTAACACAAAGCCCAACGTTTAATAAATTACTTATAGTGTATTATGCACAATGGTCACTTTGCGCTGCCGGTAAAGACGATTGCAGCCAAGTCCGGCGAACTCGTGACCGTATCGCCGAACGTTGGGCCATCTGCCGGCAAAAAATTGATCACGCCTGTAAAACAACGCGAAATTGGGTACGTAAATGAGACGTGAAAAGTTCTCCAGACCGTCCGGCAGTCCGGCTTCGCGAAGAATTTTGAAAATCATGTAATTTGAGAGCATGGCGGTATCAGACGGTTTCCACTGGACAACATTGCCCTAAGAGAAAACATCTCCCGTATTTTTATATGACAAAGTAGCCTGTTTCTACCATCAAGGCAGGCATTGCACACAAATTTCCTCCAATGGCAGTAAAATTGAAAGGGGAAATAGACGCCACAAATCCCTGAGCGTtattttgttaattaatttagtaGTGGGACCTAACAAGTGTGTTCTTACCTCTAACCCTCTGTAGACAAGTTTGTTCCAAATTCCTGTTGAGTGGAGTTTTGGCTGGGTGTAGTGAAGCTCCTACATTTGAATTACTGGCTTGTGTTTTTGGCCTATTTTTCTATACTGATCTACTTCGGCCCATTTGACTCCAAATCGGTAGAAATCTATAAGTTCACAGCTCGCATCAATTTCTGCTTGGAAAATAGTTTTGCCCTTATGAACATAATTAGAAATTTATGCAAGCTGTTTTCTCCCTCCTCAACCTGTCCAATCATAGTAGCCGCGAGGATTTCGTATCGATACTTTTCACTAAGCAATTCAGCCGCTTTGAGAAAGACAGCAGCTCTGAGGATAGTAGAGAATTAATACTTTTGTCACCTAATTAACTTATTGCAATACTTGTCTTCAAACGGAGACATTTCCCAATCTCTTCTAATCTTAAGAGAACGCTCTATGCCTTGCTTTATTAATTCCTGATAGAGAGATTCAAACGTAAAGTTATAAAAAAAGTATGCCTGGCGTAGAAACATACTCCGTTTGCTAGATTGAAAGTAGAGACTACTCTCTGGTGATCATAAGGCTAAAGGTGGATCAGGTTGGTATACAGATTTTGATTTAGCTGAATCTGACTCACTGCAACTTGGTTTCTTGTTTCTCCAGTTTGGATTTCTTCCCCGTTGATGACGCACGGTATTTGAACAGGGCCCGCCCTTTTCATTTCGGTCAGCGTCTAAACCCCCCCGGAAATTCTGATTACTACTGATTTCATATAGCACCGCAGAAAAGCTTGCTTCTTTTATTTTCGCCGTTTCCGGGCTTCCGGGCTGAAAATCGAGCATCGACTCATTGGTAGGAACAGGAGACGAGACAAACGAAGATGAGGCAAGTCGATACCTGCAAGAGGGGACTGGCATGATCTGAAGTGTTGGAAAAAAGGATCTGCACGTGACTGCGAGAGCAGACTGCGTTTCTTCACAGTCAGCGTTACGTACAGCgtcggaaacgacgactccaGCTTCCAAAAGCTCGCACGAGTCAAGCGCAACATGACGGTGGATGCTGGAAAGGAGCAATCACGTGGATAGCGTCGCGCACGTTATAAAATTCgcttctttgtcaaatccTACAAGTCACGCCCAATATAGTAAACCCCATCTAATGTAAAAGTGGATTTTTGCTGCAGTAAAGAATTCTGTAGAAGTGTAACAACGcccacgtgacgtcataatcaAACATCCCGTACGTGGGCTGAtaaagagacgacgagcgaTGGCGTCGACTCGCacccgctgctgctgccttGGTTTCctcgtcacgacgacgatattTTTGATTATCAGCACCTCTATACTCGCGGGCGGCGTCTTGAATCGCATACGCGGCGGCTATTTGAACGTGAGCGACGATTTGCCAGCGTACAATACGACGGCTGGCTATTGGCAAGCGCACGTCGTCACGCGTCTCGTCTTCGCGGTACCAGTAGGCCTAATGACGGTGAGTCGACGCGCTATCTAAGCTCGAAACGCGATCGCGTCCTTTTGCAGCGGTTTGGTTGCCTACTTCCTAGCAATTTGTGCGCATAGAGGGAGAGATTAGGCTTATAAGGCGACGCGATTAGTCTAGAGCCCCATTGAGCCTTTACTTCAGAGAAGAGGCGGAAGTACGGGGCTCCGGGGTTGGCGACGTTTTGACTCGAATGcggtttttgacgtcactcccGCGCAATAGGGCTTGGTCGGTTGGCACGCAAAAGGCGGCCTCGTAACCGGAATCACGACCTGGTTCTCGCTCTACATCGGCTGGGGCTGCTACATGAACCTGGGCGAAGATGCGAACGGCTACCTGAGGTAAAAAGCGACCGCGCGTGGGATTGTTATGGGAACCAACGATTGCTAATACTGTCTTATTCGATTAGTCGGTCCGGCGTTTTTGACTGGATACTAGGCCGCCAGTTGGAAGGCTGGCCGTACACGCGTCGCGTCATACGCGACTACACGGGCATGTCGCTGCGCGGTCTCGCGTGGACCGCGCCTACGGGATACGCGCTTTACTACATGGGTTACGGTTGGCAATACGCTCTCTCCGGCAGTCTAATGGCCATATTCTATTTCGCCGGCGCACACACGCAGATACGTTCGAGCGCGCTCGAAAACGATTTCGGCGCCGGCGTACCGGCGTCGGAATTCTACTGGGGCGCCTTCATTTGGCTCGCGCTCGCCTTCTCCGCGGTCGCGCGCATAACCGAACACTTTCTCAAAAAATGGGAACGcgaagcgcgtcgtcgcgatcgcgctTCGGACGCCTATCCGCGACCGTCGTACAAGCGCAGTCGAtggacgaaagcgaaattcGGTCGCAAAGCGTCGGCGGTCGTCTACGAACTAACGATGGGCGCAATCAATTGCGTTTTCGCCGCTTCCGTCGTCTTTTacgcgctcgtcgcgcaGGACGACGTTCGCAATAAGGGTCAAACGTTTTTCGGCATTTTCACTGCTTTCCTCTTCCTGCTCACGTGTCAAACGTTCACGATGGGCCGGGCTTGGACGTTGGCACGTGTTAAAAAggcgacagcggcggcggtggccAGGGAGCGACGCCGCTCGTCGGCCGAGGTGCGCGCTAAAATATCCGTCGGCTCGAGAAATCATTTCTCGCGCACGAATTCGGGCGCCATGGGAGCGCCCGATCCGTtcggggccccctttttGGGTCGCACCATCGtgcccgtcgacgaagcgttgCCCACGTATCAGGAGATCGAGAGTATGGAAGAGGCGCCGCGAGTCATAACGATCAACGACGAGGAAAGCGGCGAGGAGGATTATTCCGGACTGCGCGCCTATAGGGCGGGAATCGAGCCGGAACGGCCGAAATCGTTTGCGTGGgatttcgtcgaaatttTGCACATGGCTGCCGGATGGATTCGGAATCTCGTCGGTCTCTTGGGCATGCTCGCCACGTGCGTCACGTTTTTGCTATGTCTTTTCGCGGCTGCTTGGAATGCTCATACGCCTCGATTTATCCAGACGAATTCTACGACTTGCGAACAGGCGCCTCTATATGAAATATTCAGCGGGTAAATAGTTGCGACTTTGTGTAGACCTCGAGATATATATGGACCTCCCCTTTCCTTGTTCGTTCTAGTATGACAAGTTCAGATTAATTATCAATAACTATGGTATGTTTGGTaagggtttttttttcttattttgaTGTTCGTGAGCACTGTACGCTTTTAGTATGTCACCCAACACCACGACGAGAGATACTGCACTGGGTTATCATGCTTTAGTTGATAGTTAATGGCTAGCCTACGTTTTTGGCGATGATTATCTTATTTTTAATCGTCATCTCTGAAAGATCGAATCGCGTTAGACGAAGAAATCCGTATACCAATAGAACAGGTTTGGTTCTGCTGACGATTTTTATCTCTTCTAAGTGGTGATCATCCTTTAGAGAAAACTGACCAAGTTCTAGGTCCCGTAGAGTTCACTTCCGCGTGTGTAGGCTGTCGCATCATGCCGCAGATCGTCACAACaatcttcttcgtcctcttctctcGAGTCCTGGGCTCCGACGTTTCTACGGCAGTGACTACTAACGGTATCGTGACAGCAGATAGGCACCAGAGAGCTagagacgatttcgtcgtcatttcatTGCGGCAGTCGTCAACAGTCGCTTTACGGCTTCACTTCCTACAGGCACGACTAACGACGGCAGTGCCAGCGGAGACGCTCATGTGGACTCTGGCAGTGACTCGACCGCAATGGGTTCGTCAGCGTTTACCTTGCTTCTTAACGTCAACTTCTCTCCTTTTACAGGATGCTCCTACAACGGCACGATTTATGCTTTTCACGAGACTTGGAATGCGGACTTGCCGCCGTTCGGTGTCTTTCCGTGCATCGTTTGTCAATGCCGTCCTGTATTTAAATAATCTAAACCTGTCTATCTATATCGACCACGTTATATATGTTGTAACGACAGTTGTAGTTCTTCAGACGTTAAATCAGTCCGGTTGTATTTGATAGGTGGTCGATTTAGACAGGCATTGTAGAGTAATCAAAGAATTGCCCTcactctgtttttttttttctatgcaGGAGAACGTTAGCGATGCTATAGTGGGTCAGACGCACTGCAGCAGTATCGAGAATAGCTGTCAGCCTCTCGCCTGCGAAGACCAGTACTCGCATCCACAACGCTGCTGTCCGTTTTGCGAAGGAAGTAAAGTGACTTGAACTCCGTCTGCGGTACGTATAGTGTACATTGCCTCGTCTCTTTTCGCAGCGTTTCCGCTTGACGGGACTGAGACGGTGTATCACGCCAATAGGCAATTTCCTTTTCGAGGCGGTGAGAGCTTCGAAGTTCTTTTCTAGTCTCTTTTCATTCTGCTTTTGTAGAATTTATGGCGCTACTGACTGGCTCGGAGATCGACGATGCCGTCGTGACGTACGGCTCGGGATGGGCGCGATTCGTCATCATTCACAATGCCGTTCACTACACCATCGACTTCGCCGggttcgttttccttctcttctcaactttcctcttctcgctattgacttttttgaaaagagcAGCTTGGAGTCGACGATAACGAGCGTCGAATTGCTATTTGAGCGCCAACAGACGGTCCTTAGCGTTCCGCTTCATCTACTCGCCACTAAACACAAGGTACCGCGACCGTCTCTTAGAATTAAACGAGCCGACTCGCGGACGTACGTCATTGCGGAATCCTCTTTTGAAGGTTTGCGGAGTCTGGAACGACCTACACGAGTTCCTTCTCAGACTgttcgaagaggaagaactGTTCGTCGTTGTCAAAACCGACGATCATCCGGACGGCGAATTAGCCGGAGACGTTTTCAGGAGACAAAACGAATGGATCGGTACCATCGACTCGGATCTATCAGTCGGCTATTATTCGTATTTATCTAGACTCCTTCGGCGGCGTATTGAAACCCGTTCTACCTAAAGATCCGCGCGTCCATCGAGCATCCGCCGGTGCAGGCGGCTTGGCGATGATTCGACTTCACTCGACCCCTGGTGTCCCATCAACGAAGAGTCTTCAATATCTCATTGCTATTGAAGGAATAGACTTTGTGGACGGTACGTTTTTGCTTGGTCTGAATCGTCTCGTTAGTcttctttctatttctttagAGGCCATGTTTTATCTTCCCGTAAACGAAAATAATTTGGAGCTTCACCGTGAGGTCTTACATCAATTCCGTTGGAATTACAATGATGAAGTAGGACATAGCGATTCGTATAGAGTCGTGTCTATAGGACTCCTCTTCTAGTATCAAGTGTTTTCCGGCTTTTGGACGGGAATCAATGAGACCGTATTGGAGTTGCTCGCTCGCGGTCGAATACACGTGAAAGTGGAATTTCGTCGCGGCAGCAGCAAGGGTCAAATTCGTAGCGCTATCACCGTTTTCAGTCCGTGCGGCGGTAAGCTTCGCCAGCCTTCTCTGCGTACGTCTCCTTTGATCGTTCTGAACAAGGACTCCTTGCAATGCTTTCCGGCAATCAGAAGCCTCTGAACGCGTTCACCGGTGCCGGCGCTTTTGGACGATTTGAATTGAAGCAGAACGGCTCACTCGGATACCACGTGAGTTAGACAGCCCAACGACTCAAACATATGTATATACACGTGTCTTCCAGATCAAGTGGTTTGATCTGGAAGGCCATTTGAGGAGCGTCGGCCTGTTTCGACCGTTGCCTTCTAGCGGTCCCTTTGACGATGCCATGGAACTCGTTTTCGATCTGACAGGCGACGTGAACGAAGATAAGGAAGAGGTGCATAGTTTttacccccccccccccccccccccacgCGACAAGTTTGGTCACGGTTGTGTGGCGTACGTAGTTGGACGGCATGTGGGACGACGTGCCCGCCGACGTCCTTAGCACTCTGTCGGAAGGAAATCTTCAGGTTCTCATTGGCACGGATCAGTACGCCTCGGGCGAAATCACGGGCCAAATTCAGAGGCTCTTTCTCAACGACTACAAGACGATTAGAAAAGGTGACGATCGATGCCCTCCGGACGCGGACGTTTCAAAATATGCGTCGTCCCGAATACATGAATCGTAGAGTTTTCCCTGACGTTGACGGGAAGCCAAGCGGTGCCGTTCTCGCGAAGCGGCGCCGTCGGTCAGGTGTGGTTGtcggccgacgacgaatgctCGCTTCACTATCGCGTCGTCTtgcgcggcgtcgacgtcaacgatcgcattcgctcggcgacgattcgaggaccggcgtcgtcgagacgcaCCGGTTCCGAATTGTACGACATCAAGGATTTTTTTGGCGCAGAAATGCAGGTATATAGCTGGAAGCAGCGGTCGCGCAGCTAGCTTTTATtgcgtatatatatatatctaaGGCTATCGGAGTGATTCGGCAAGCAGACGCGCAATTGTATAATTCACTCCGCCAGAAACGGATTTACATTGAGATTGTGACCGATAAGACGACGGTTCGCTCTCAATTGGAATTGAAGACAAATTGCACGGAATCTACTCACCTGGGTATGTTTGTTAATAATTCCCGAGTCCTGTCTTGTATTCGTCATCTTTAGTGGTAAATTT
This is a stretch of genomic DNA from Oscarella lobularis chromosome 16, ooOscLobu1.1, whole genome shotgun sequence. It encodes these proteins:
- the LOC136196812 gene encoding delta-1-pyrroline-5-carboxylate dehydrogenase, mitochondrial-like, producing the protein MLRLTRASFWKLESSFPTLYRLASSSFVSSPVPTNESMLDFQPGSPETAKIKETLTEMKRAGPVQIPCVINGEEIQTGETRNQVAPYDHQRVVSTFNLANGELIKQGIERSLKIRRDWEMSPFEDKAAVFLKAAELLSEKYRYEILAATMIGQGKTIFQAEIDASCELIDFYRFGVKWAEELHYTQPKLHSTGIWNKLVYRGLEGFVASISPFNFTAIGGNLCAMPALMGNVVQWKPSDTAMLSNYMIFKILREAGLPDGVINFLPADGPTFGDTVTSSPDLAAIVFTGSAKTFKHLWKQVGHNIDTYKSFPRFVGESGGKNYHFVHPTADLETAISGTVRSAYEFSGQKCSACSRLYVPDTLWPQIKEGILDKISKMKINTPEDFSTYTSAVIDDKSFGRLKKWIDLAKNDPELKIIVGGNYDDSVGYYIYPTVIETTNPKHAFMQEEMFGPVLTVYVYPAGQVEQTLRLIDETSPYALTGSIYARERTVLRWARDILRDSAGNIYFNDKSTGSVVGQQPFGGSRASGTNDKTNMAPLLYKFTSIQSVKDQLAPQTEWKPISVED
- the LOC136196813 gene encoding uncharacterized protein, whose product is MASTRTRCCCLGFLVTTTIFLIISTSILAGGVLNRIRGGYLNVSDDLPAYNTTAGYWQAHVVTRLVFAVPVGLMTGLVGWHAKGGLVTGITTWFSLYIGWGCYMNLGEDANGYLSRSGVFDWILGRQLEGWPYTRRVIRDYTGMSLRGLAWTAPTGYALYYMGYGWQYALSGSLMAIFYFAGAHTQIRSSALENDFGAGVPASEFYWGAFIWLALAFSAVARITEHFLKKWEREARRRDRASDAYPRPSYKRSRWTKAKFGRKASAVVYELTMGAINCVFAASVVFYALVAQDDVRNKGQTFFGIFTAFLFLLTCQTFTMGRAWTLARVKKATAAAVARERRRSSAEVRAKISVGSRNHFSRTNSGAMGAPDPFGAPFLGRTIVPVDEALPTYQEIESMEEAPRVITINDEESGEEDYSGLRAYRAGIEPERPKSFAWDFVEILHMAAGWIRNLVGLLGMLATCVTFLLCLFAAAWNAHTPRFIQTNSTTCEQAPLYEIFSGMTSSD
- the LOC136196802 gene encoding chordin-like isoform X1 encodes the protein MIILFLIVISERSNRVRRRNPYTNRTEKTDQVLGPVEFTSACVGCRIMPQIVTTIFFVLFSRVLGSDVSTAVTTNVVNSRFTASLPTGTTNDGSASGDAHVDSGSDSTAMGCSYNGTIYAFHETWNADLPPFGVFPCIVCQCRPENVSDAIVGQTHCSSIENSCQPLACEDQYSHPQRCCPFCEGTFPLDGTETVYHANRQFPFRGEFMALLTGSEIDDAVVTYGSGWARFVIIHNAVHYTIDFAGLESTITSVELLFERQQTVLSVPLHLLATKHKVCGVWNDLHEFLLRLFEEEELFVVVKTDDHPDGELAGDVFRRQNEWIDSFGGVLKPVLPKDPRVHRASAGAGGLAMIRLHSTPGVPSTKSLQYLIAIEGIDFVDEAMFYLPVNENNLELHREVLHQFRWNYNDEYQVFSGFWTGINETVLELLARGRIHVKVEFRRGSSKGQIRSAITVFSPCGGLLAMLSGNQKPLNAFTGAGAFGRFELKQNGSLGYHIKWFDLEGHLRSVGLFRPLPSSGPFDDAMELVFDLTGDVNEDKEELDGMWDDVPADVLSTLSEGNLQVLIGTDQYASGEITGQIQRLFLNDYKTIRKEFSLTLTGSQAVPFSRSGAVGQVWLSADDECSLHYRVVLRGVDVNDRIRSATIRGPASSRRTGSELYDIKDFFGAEMQAIGVIRQADAQLYNSLRQKRIYIEIVTDKTTVRSQLELKTNCTESTHLVVNFGEDCHECVLGDETHSSGDHWHPTCSHCRDDRQIDYDTRCYCQCGNVICWPIDLTCPPQCDCSDNEKPVVRDRCCPTCPEAEGECVRDVQLESIDRSLFLRNEACRRSDGSVYPVGFRSLLITETNYAKCITCLCQENGTMSCEERLGPAYVVCPSNTDRPDECSSLTPRDPTESPPDPPIYSSESPVLSPGPAPTMKPLTPVPQSDPAPTVPPSGTCEWQGVLYEEGETFFLHCSWKCVCEKTGNVDCKEIAFCPELECARQKWTAGECCPHCVDG
- the LOC136196802 gene encoding chordin-like isoform X2, with translation MIILFLIVISERSNRVRRRNPYTNRTEKTDQVLGPVEFTSACVGCRIMPQIVTTIFFVLFSRVLGSDVSTAVTTNGTTNDGSASGDAHVDSGSDSTAMGCSYNGTIYAFHETWNADLPPFGVFPCIVCQCRPENVSDAIVGQTHCSSIENSCQPLACEDQYSHPQRCCPFCEGTFPLDGTETVYHANRQFPFRGEFMALLTGSEIDDAVVTYGSGWARFVIIHNAVHYTIDFAGLESTITSVELLFERQQTVLSVPLHLLATKHKVCGVWNDLHEFLLRLFEEEELFVVVKTDDHPDGELAGDVFRRQNEWIDSFGGVLKPVLPKDPRVHRASAGAGGLAMIRLHSTPGVPSTKSLQYLIAIEGIDFVDEAMFYLPVNENNLELHREVLHQFRWNYNDEYQVFSGFWTGINETVLELLARGRIHVKVEFRRGSSKGQIRSAITVFSPCGGLLAMLSGNQKPLNAFTGAGAFGRFELKQNGSLGYHIKWFDLEGHLRSVGLFRPLPSSGPFDDAMELVFDLTGDVNEDKEELDGMWDDVPADVLSTLSEGNLQVLIGTDQYASGEITGQIQRLFLNDYKTIRKEFSLTLTGSQAVPFSRSGAVGQVWLSADDECSLHYRVVLRGVDVNDRIRSATIRGPASSRRTGSELYDIKDFFGAEMQAIGVIRQADAQLYNSLRQKRIYIEIVTDKTTVRSQLELKTNCTESTHLVVNFGEDCHECVLGDETHSSGDHWHPTCSHCRDDRQIDYDTRCYCQCGNVICWPIDLTCPPQCDCSDNEKPVVRDRCCPTCPEAEGECVRDVQLESIDRSLFLRNEACRRSDGSVYPVGFRSLLITETNYAKCITCLCQENGTMSCEERLGPAYVVCPSNTDRPDECSSLTPRDPTESPPDPPIYSSESPVLSPGPAPTMKPLTPVPQSDPAPTVPPSGTCEWQGVLYEEGETFFLHCSWKCVCEKTGNVDCKEIAFCPELECARQKWTAGECCPHCVDG